A portion of the Echeneis naucrates chromosome 5, fEcheNa1.1, whole genome shotgun sequence genome contains these proteins:
- the LOC115043703 gene encoding odorant receptor 131-2-like, giving the protein MNVSSPNVTVVLQNRDSFTKALTKNMIVVIISISINYIYAGLIFTFCKHQIFYTNPRYILFIHLVINDMTQVTLTVILFIISYTIYKLSVSVCCIILLALFTTENTPLNLASMAVECYIAICLPLRHVQICTISRTLMLIGLIWATSMLSVLPDLFVTLATEPLDFFHSRVFCLRQTVFPHPLIIRKRDLSYAVFLVIVLFVIIFVYFRILFTAKTASRDAKKARNTVVLHGFQLLLSTASYATPQLKDALQHWFPENYSDSLFAYYIIVQILPRSISPIIYGIRDKTFRRYLKRYLLCTRSFQRESTCLVQIE; this is encoded by the exons ATGAACGTCTCATCTCCCAACGTGACTGTGGTTTTACAGAATCGAGACTCCTTCACTAAAGCTTTGACCAAGAACATGATTGTTGTGATTATCAGCATCTCCATCAACTACATCTATGCAGGTCTCATCTTCACCTTCTGCAAACATCAG ATCTTCTACACGAATCCTCGGTATATCCTTTTCATTCACCTGGTCATCAACGACATGACTCAAGTGACTCTGACCGTCATCCTGTTCATCATCAGCTACACCATCTACAAACTCAGCGTCTCCGTCTGCTGCATCATCCTTCTTGCTCTGTTCACCACTGAGAACACCCCCCTGAATCTGGCCAGCATGGCGGTGGAGTGCTACATCGCCATCTGCCTCCCCCTTCGCCACGTGCAGATCTGCACCATCAGCAGGACTCTGATGCTGATTGGTTTAATCTGGGCGACCAGCATGTTGTCTGTTCTTCCTGATCTCTTCGTCACCTTGGCCACAGAACCTCTGGACTTCTTCCACTCCCGGGTCTTCTGCCTCAGACAGACTGTCTTCCCCCACCCCCTCATCATCAGGAAGAGAGACTTATCCTACGCAGTGTTTCTGGtcatagttttgtttgttatcatttttgtttacttcaggATTCTGTTCACTGCAAAAACAGCTAGCAGAGATGCTAAAAAGGCCAGAAATACAGTCGTCCTCCATGGAttccagctgctgctttctACAGCAAGCTATGCAACCCCCCAGTTAAAAGATGCTCTGCAGCACTGGTTCCCTGAGAATTACTCTGACTCTCTCTTTGCTTATTATATTATAGTCCAGATTCTCCCACGATCCATCAGTCCAATCATATATGGAATACGGGACAAAACCTTCAGGAGGTATCTGAAGAGATATCTGCTGTGCACTCGGAGCTTTCAGCGAGAATCAACATGTTTGGTCCAAATTGAGTGA